A genomic window from Lotus japonicus ecotype B-129 chromosome 1, LjGifu_v1.2 includes:
- the LOC130734404 gene encoding FBD-associated F-box protein At5g56380-like — translation MADRISWLPDEILCHILSFLPTHDAFATSLLSKRWKPLWRSGPTLFFDDQNYIINNHKPYDCFSKFIYRAIRNRYPHLPITSFRLQCGASSFNLSDSDVTTWVNSAIQCGIENLHIELPSSDPVLCFRSSVFSCKTLVVLKLKGLDIDEFSIFDLPSLKTLNLIDVSFEKPQYLMELLSGCQILEDMRLRFIYCGYSSTPCNNNLTRFSKLVRADIHAIGLDIPLKEICNVEFLHIDKVCIYV, via the coding sequence ATGGCTGACAGGATTAGCTGGTTGCCAGATGAAATCCTTTGTCacattctctcttttcttccaaCTCATGATGCTTTTGCCACAAGTCTTCTTTCAAAGAGGTGGAAGCCACTGTGGCGATCAGGTCCTACTCTCTTCTTTGACGACCAAAACTATATCATAAACAACCACAAACCCTACGATTGCTTTTCAAAGTTCATATATAGAGCCATTCGCAACAGATATCCGCACCTACCAATTACTAGTTTTCGTCTACAATGTGGTGCTTCCAGTTTCAACCTTTCTGATTCCGATGTTACTACATGGGTCAACTCTGCTATACAATGTGGAATTGAGAATCTCCACAtcgagcttccatcttcagatccTGTACTGTGCTTTAGAAGCAGTGTTTTCAGCTGTAAAACTCTGGTTGTTCTCAAGTTGAAGGGGTTAGACATAGATGAATTTTCTATTTTTGATCTTCCCTCACTCAAAACTCTGAATTTGATTGATGTTAGTTTTGAAAAACCGCAATATCTTATGGAACTTCTTTCTGGGTGTCAAATTCTTGAGGATATGCGTTTGAGGTTTATATACTGTGGTTATTCTTCTACTCCCTGTAATAACAACTTGACAAGGTTTTCTAAGTTGGTCAGGGCAGACATACATGCCATTGGCTTAGATATTCCTCTGAAGGAAATTTGTAATGTAGAATTTCTTCACATTGACAAGGTTTGTATATATGTGTAA